A region of Vigna radiata var. radiata cultivar VC1973A chromosome 6, Vradiata_ver6, whole genome shotgun sequence DNA encodes the following proteins:
- the LOC106763038 gene encoding homeobox protein SBH1 isoform X1, whose amino-acid sequence MIGFGGNSCSELSEMDMMNMETNRKFLSLPLSNNSGAQMRTDRRVPVATNSIAQDHHYTHHNPTDTCSVRDKIMAHPLFPRLLSSYLNCLKVGAPPEVVASLEESCAKCESINASSGRTGSGSIGEDPALDQFMEAYCEMLIKYEQELTKPFKEAMLFFSRIECQLKALAVSSDFGQSESSSQNEVDVHENNLDSQAEDRELKVQLLRKYSGYLGSLKKEFLKKKKNGKLPKEARQQLLDWWNRHYKWPYPSESQKQALAESTGLDLKQINNWFINQRKRHWKPSEDMQFAVMDATNYYMENVMCKPFPMDGMPMLL is encoded by the exons ATGATAGGGTTTGGAGGGAACAGTTGCAGTGAGCTTTCTGAGATGGACATGATGAACATGGAAACTAATAGGAAGTTTCTTTCTCTGCCTCTTAGTAACAATTCTGGTGCTCAAATGCGCACTGATAGAAGAGTACCTGTCGCTACCAACAGCATCGCTCAGGATCATCACTACACCCACCACAACCCCACCGACACTTGCAGTGTGAGGGATAAAATCATGGCACATCCCCTTTTTCCTCGTCTCTTGTCGTCTTACCTCAATTGCCTAAAG GTTGGAGCACCTCCTGAAGTGGTGGCTAGCTTAGAGGAGTCATGTGCCAAATGTGAATCAATCAATGCATCATCAGGAAGGACAGGAAGTGGTTCTATAGGTGAAGATCCGGCCCTGGACCAGTTCATGGAGGCCTACTGTGAGATGCTCATTAAGTATGAGCAAGAGCTTACGAAACCCTTTAAAGAAGCCATGCTTTTTTTCTCAAGAATTGAGTGTCAGCTGAAAGCCCTAGCAGTTTCATCAGATTTTG GTCAAAGTGAATCATCATCACAGAATGAGGTTGATGTGCATGAAAACAACCTAGACAGTCAAGCTGAAGATCGGGAACTGAAAGTCCAGCTTCTGCGCAAGTATAGTGGATATCTAGGGAGCCTGAAGAAGgaatttttgaagaagaaaaagaatggaaAGTTGCCAAAGGAAGCACGACAGCAACTGCTTGATTGGTGGAACCGGCATTACAAGTGGCCCTACCCTTCG GAATCCCAAAAGCAGGCACTGGCAGAATCCACAGGCCTAGATTTGAAACAGATCAACAACTGGTTCATCAATCAGAGAAAACGTCATTGGAAGCCTTCTGAAGATATGCAGTTTGCGGTGATGGATGCAACGAACTACTACATGGAAAATGTTATGTGCAAGCCATTTCCAATGGATGGCATGCCCATGCTTCTTTAA
- the LOC106763038 gene encoding homeobox protein SBH1 isoform X2: MDMMNMETNRKFLSLPLSNNSGAQMRTDRRVPVATNSIAQDHHYTHHNPTDTCSVRDKIMAHPLFPRLLSSYLNCLKVGAPPEVVASLEESCAKCESINASSGRTGSGSIGEDPALDQFMEAYCEMLIKYEQELTKPFKEAMLFFSRIECQLKALAVSSDFGQSESSSQNEVDVHENNLDSQAEDRELKVQLLRKYSGYLGSLKKEFLKKKKNGKLPKEARQQLLDWWNRHYKWPYPSESQKQALAESTGLDLKQINNWFINQRKRHWKPSEDMQFAVMDATNYYMENVMCKPFPMDGMPMLL; this comes from the exons ATGGACATGATGAACATGGAAACTAATAGGAAGTTTCTTTCTCTGCCTCTTAGTAACAATTCTGGTGCTCAAATGCGCACTGATAGAAGAGTACCTGTCGCTACCAACAGCATCGCTCAGGATCATCACTACACCCACCACAACCCCACCGACACTTGCAGTGTGAGGGATAAAATCATGGCACATCCCCTTTTTCCTCGTCTCTTGTCGTCTTACCTCAATTGCCTAAAG GTTGGAGCACCTCCTGAAGTGGTGGCTAGCTTAGAGGAGTCATGTGCCAAATGTGAATCAATCAATGCATCATCAGGAAGGACAGGAAGTGGTTCTATAGGTGAAGATCCGGCCCTGGACCAGTTCATGGAGGCCTACTGTGAGATGCTCATTAAGTATGAGCAAGAGCTTACGAAACCCTTTAAAGAAGCCATGCTTTTTTTCTCAAGAATTGAGTGTCAGCTGAAAGCCCTAGCAGTTTCATCAGATTTTG GTCAAAGTGAATCATCATCACAGAATGAGGTTGATGTGCATGAAAACAACCTAGACAGTCAAGCTGAAGATCGGGAACTGAAAGTCCAGCTTCTGCGCAAGTATAGTGGATATCTAGGGAGCCTGAAGAAGgaatttttgaagaagaaaaagaatggaaAGTTGCCAAAGGAAGCACGACAGCAACTGCTTGATTGGTGGAACCGGCATTACAAGTGGCCCTACCCTTCG GAATCCCAAAAGCAGGCACTGGCAGAATCCACAGGCCTAGATTTGAAACAGATCAACAACTGGTTCATCAATCAGAGAAAACGTCATTGGAAGCCTTCTGAAGATATGCAGTTTGCGGTGATGGATGCAACGAACTACTACATGGAAAATGTTATGTGCAAGCCATTTCCAATGGATGGCATGCCCATGCTTCTTTAA
- the LOC106764788 gene encoding uncharacterized protein LOC106764788: MNAFKAYKACVPIAWSPNLYITLVRGIPGTRRLHRRTLEALRLRKCNRTVMRWNTPTVRGMLQQVKRLVVIETEEMYKARKQKEEAHRALRPPLVISHKPPSLTDAL; the protein is encoded by the exons ATGAATGCGTTCAAGGCATACAAGGCTTGCGTGCCAATTGCTTGGAGCCCAAATCTCTACATAACTTTGGTGAGGGGTATTCCAGGGACCAGGAGGCTCCATAGGCGCACTTTGGAAGCACTTCGCCTACGCAAATGCAATCGAACTGTCATGCGATGGAACACACCTACGGTTAGGGGGATGCTCCAACAG GTCAAGAGGTTAGTTGTTATTGAGACAGAGGAAATGTACAAGGCCCGCAAACAGAAGGAGGAAGCGCACCGAGCTCTACGTCCTCCGCTGGTCATAAGTCATAAACCTCCCTCGCTTACTGATGCTTTATGA
- the LOC106764787 gene encoding protein NRT1/ PTR FAMILY 6.4, whose translation MVLVASHGEEEIGAEGIAAVDFRGHPVDKTKTGGWLAAGLILGTELAERICVMGIAMNLVTYLVGDLNLPSADSATIVTNVMGTLNLLGLLGGFLADAKLGRYLTVAISATIAAVGVSLLTAATTIPSMRPPTCSGVRKQHHECIQATGKQLALLYVALYTVAVGGGGIKSNVSGFGSDQFDTTDPKEERRMIFFFNRFYFFISIGSLFSVVVLVYVQDNIGRGWGYGISAGTMLLAVAILFAGTPFYRFKRPQGSPLTVIWRVLFLAWKNRALPNPSQPSFLNGYLQAKVPHTQKFRFLDKAAILDENSSKDENKENPWIVSTVTQVEEVKMVIKLLPIWSTCILFWTVYSQMNTFTIEQATFMNRKVGSLEIPAGSLSAFLIITILLFTSLNEKLTVPLSRKLTHNVQGLTSLQRVGIGLFFSIIAMVVAAIVEKERRGNAVKNSTAVSAFWLVPQFFLVGAGEAFAYVGQLEFFIREAPERMKSMSTGLFLSTLSMGYFVSSLLVSIVDKASNKRWLRSNLNKGRLDYFYWLLAVLGVLNFIFFLVLATRHQYKAQHGIQPINGAEKELVRTNDVIVGVDGKEDA comes from the exons ATG GTTCTGGTTGCAAGTCATGGAGAGGAGGAAATAGGGGCAGAAGGCATTGCTGCTGTGGATTTTCGAGGCCACCCAGTAGACAAGACAAAAACTGGAGGATGGCTAGCAGCAGGGCTCATCTTAG gtaCTGAACTGGCAGAAAGAATATGTGTGATGGGCATAGCCATGAATTTAGTGACCTATTTGGTTGGAGATTTGAATCTCCCTTCAGCTGATTCTGCCACCATAGTTACCAATGTCATGGGAACTCTCAACCTTCTTGGCCTTCTTGGTGGTTTCCTTGCTGATGCCAAACTTGGAAGATACCTGACTGTTGCCATATCTGCAACCATAGCTGCTGTG GGAGTGAGCTTGTTAACTGCGGCTACCACCATTCCTAGCATGAGGCCCCCCACATGCAGTGGTGTCAGAAAACAACACCATGAATGCATTCAGGCTACTGGCAAACAATTGGCTTTGCTATATGTAGCACTTTACACTGTAGCAGTGGGTGGAGGAGGAATAAAATCCAATGTCTCAGGTTTTGGGTCTGATCAGTTTGATACAACAGACCCGAAGGAGGAAAGAAGgatgatatttttcttcaacAGGTTCTACTTCTTCATCAGTATTGGGTCCTTGTTTTCTGTAGTTGTCCTGGTGTATGTGCAAGACAACATAGGAAGAGGGTGGGGTTATGGGATTTCAGCAGGAACAATGTTGCTTGCAGTTGCTATTTTGTTTGCTGGCACGCCATTCTATCGATTCAAGAGGCCACAAGGGAGCCCCTTAACGGTTATATGGAGAGTGCTGTTTTTGGCTTGGAAGAATAGGGCTCTTCCTAACCCTTCACAGCCCTCCTTTCTCAATGGTTATCTTCAAGCCAAGGTTCCACATACTCAAAAGTTCAG GTTCCTTGACAAAGCTGCAATTCTAGATGAGAACAGTTCAAAggatgaaaacaaagaaaatccaTGGATAGTTTCCACAGTGACTCAAGTTGAGgaggttaaaatggtaattaaGCTCCTTCCCATTTGGTCTACATGTATCCTCTTCTGGACTGTCTATTCTCAAATGAATACCTTCACCATTGAGCAAGCTACATTCATGAATCGAAAAGTTGGATCTCTGGAAATTCCAGCAGGATCACTATCAGCTTTTCTCATAATTACCATTCTCCTCTTTACCTCCCTAAATGAGAAACTCACTGTCCCCTTATCTCGGAAACTCACCCACAATGTCCAGGGGCTCACAAGTCTTCAGAGGGTTGGAATTGGACTATTTTTCTCCATCATTGCCATGGTGGTAGCTGCAAttgttgagaaagaaaggagGGGGAATGCAGTAAAAAATAGTACTGCAGTAAGCGCCTTTTGGCTGGTACCTCAGTTTTTTCTGGTGGGTGCGGGGGAAGCATTTGCCTACGTTGGACAACTAGAGTTTTTCATTAGGGAGGCTCCAGAGAGAATGAAATCAATGAGCACAGGACTTTTCCTATCTACACTTTCAATGGGTTATTTTGTCAGTAGCTTATTGGTGTCAATCGTGGACAAGGCAAGTAACAAGAGATGGTTACGGAGCAATCTGAACAAGGGAAGGCTAGATTACTTCTATTGGTTGCTTGCAGTGCTAGGAGtgctgaattttatattttttctggTTCTGGCAACGAGGCATCAGTACAAAGCTCAGCATGGCATACAGCCTATTAACGGTGCAGAAAAAGAGCTTGTGCGTACAAATGATGTGATAGTTGGAGTTGATGGAAAAGAAGACGCATAG
- the LOC106762958 gene encoding pentatricopeptide repeat-containing protein At3g02650, mitochondrial: MWTRILARATRSVAGARNCSSIHQRISNPIFFKIPKSSFPQILYNPRFFATDSTLTLDDELPQLSPDSSENGGDRQRVDEGDTYAEGDTYEIDVDKLESVLRLLQTSADGSFESCLDDMDLTLHQQLVTKVIENPLVLGENLIRFFRWAWSERSLEVTTPMVESLVLAICGNDARKKEAYSLWDLVKEIGEKESGILNVRILNDLILCFSRLVKGKAALEVFDKFEAFQCVPDADTYYITIEALCRRRAYDWACGVCEKMVDAQALPDGEKVGAILSWLCKGKKAKEAHGVYVVAMEKGKRPPMSTVSFLVGKLCGEDETVKLALDMLEDIPEENRERAIKPFMAVVRALCRIKEVDKAKELLANMIKDGPPPGNDVFNFIVTAYSRAGEVGKALETMKLMESRGLRPDVYTYTSLASGYSNGGEMEEARKILAEAKEKRVKLGPMMFHTLIRGYCKLERFDEALNLFSEMKNYGVRPSVDEYEKLIQSLCLKALDWETAEKLHEEMKENGLHLKGITRGLIRSVKELEKEVVEGESITAVA; this comes from the coding sequence ATGTGGACGCGGATACTTGCACGAGCAACACGTTCCGTAGCTGGTGCGCGCAACTGCTCATCAATTCACCAACGCATCTCTAACCCCATCTTTTTCAAAATCCCCAAATCAAGTTTCCCTCAAATTCTCTACAACCCTCGATTTTTCGCCACCGATTCCACGCTCACACTCGATGATGAGCTCCCACAGCTCTCACCGGATTCTTCAGAAAACGGCGGTGACAGACAGCGCGTAGACGAAGGAGATACTTATGCAGAAGGAGACACGTACGAGATTGACGTGGACAAGTTGGAGAGTGTGCTGCGTCTTCTTCAAACCAGTGCTGATGGGTCCTTTGAGTCGTGTTTGGATGACATGGATTTGACTCTGCATCAGCAATTGGTGACAAAAGTAATCGAAAATCCGCTTGTTTTGGGTGAGAATCTGATAAGGTTTTTCAGATGGGCATGGAGTGAGAGATCATTGGAGGTGACCACCCCAATGGTGGAGTCTCTTGTTTTGGCCATATGTGGAAATGATGCGAGGAAGAAAGAGGCGTACTCGCTGTGGGATTTGGTTAAGGAGATTGGAGAGAAGGAGAGTGGAATCCTCAATGTGAGGATTCTCAACGACTTGATACTTTGCTTCTCGAGGTTGGTGAAAGGGAAGGCTGCATTGGAGgtgtttgataaatttgagGCCTTTCAATGTGTGCCGGATGCAGACACGTATTACATCACAATCGAGGCGCTTTGTCGGCGGCGTGCTTATGATTGGGCTTGTGGGGTTTGTGAGAAGATGGTTGATGCACAGGCGTTGCCTGATGGCGAGAAAGTTGGTGCCATTTTGTCTTGGTTGTGTAAGGGCAAGAAGGCTAAGGAGGCCCATGGAGTGTATGTGGTGGCAATGGAGAAAGGGAAACGGCCACCGATGAGTACGGTTAGCTTTTTGGTTGGCAAGCTCTgtggagaagatgaaactgTGAAATTGGCTTTGGATATGTTGGAGGATATCCCCGAGGAGAACAGGGAGCGTGCAATAAAGCCGTTTATGGCGGTTGTTCGGGCATTGTGTAGGATTAAGGAAGTTGATAAAGCCAAGGAGTTATTGGCGAATATGATTAAGGATGGGCCGCCGCCTGGGAAtgatgttttcaattttattgtcACAGCTTATTCAAGGGCTGGTGAAGTTGGGAAAGCTTTGGAGACCATGAAGCTGATGGAAAGTAGGGGTTTGAGACCGGATGTCTACACTTATACTTCTCTTGCTAGTGGTTATTCAAATGGTGGGGAGATGGAAGAGGCTCGGAAGATCTTGGCAGAAGCGAAAGAGAAGCGTGTTAAGTTGGGCCCCATGATGTTTCACACCCTGATTCGTGGATATTGCAAGTTGGAACGGTTTGATGAGGCTTTGAATTTATTCTCAGAGATGAAAAATTATGGCGTTCGCCCCAGTGTGGATGAGTATGAGAAGTTGATACAGTCTCTCTGCTTGAAGGCTTTGGATTGGGAAACGGCAGAAAAGCTACATGAGGAAATGAAAGAGAATGGTTTGCATCTCAAGGGGATCACGAGGGGTTTGATTAGATCTGTGAAGGAGTTGGAGAAGGAGGTTGTGGAGGGTGAGAGCATTACTGCAGTGGCGTAA
- the LOC106765096 gene encoding protein LYK5 codes for MAAGVWPVAAVTLVLLLCSSIPKSESQQEYVNNKQLNCTKHETNATNGNLCNSVPSCASYLTFKSSLPDYTTSISISYLLNSSTSAMAAANNITDVQSIPADTLITVPINCSCSGLYYQHNASYNIKIQGETYFSIANNTYQSLTTCQALMAQNTYGERDLVAGLDLHVPLRCACPTQKQSEAGFKYLLTYLVSQGETVSSIAEIFGIDQQSILDANELSDTSFIFYFTPISVPLKTEPPTNLLRAAAPPNDSPSTPPPAAEDDSDSSKKWVIIGIVVGVVVLLLVCAALFFFCFYRQRRVKQPSPTPAAKAFSGSTHKQSEEMTLPTSQSWSLSSEGIRYAIESLSVYKFVELQTATGFFSEENKIKGSVYRASFKGDYAAVKILKGDVSGEINILKRINHFNVIRLSGFCVHKGDTYLVYEFAENDSLENWLHSGNKKYENSVSLSWVQRVHIAHDVADALNYLHNYTSPPHVHKNLKSGNVLLDGNFRAKVSNFGLARTVEGEGDDGGFQLTRHVVGTQGYMSPEYIENGLITPKMDVFSFGVVLLELLSGREAVGGVKNGSEEQMLSVTVNQVLEGENVREKLRGFMDPNLRDEYPLELAYSMAELAKRCVARDLNARPQISEVFMTLSKIQSSTMDWDPSDELERSRSVSQISDSR; via the coding sequence ATGGCCGCCGGGGTGTGGCCCGTAGCCGCCGTAACACTGGTGCTCCTCCTCTGTTCCTCCATCCCAAAATCTGAATCCCAACAAGAGTACgtcaacaacaaacaactaaATTGCACCAAGCACGAAACCAACGCCACAAATGGCAACCTCTGCAACAGTGTTCCATCATGCGCATCCTACCTCACCTTCAAATCTTCCCTCCCAGATTACACCACCTCTATCTCCATCTCTTACCTCCTCAATTCCAGCACCAGCGCCATGGCCGCCGCAAACAACATCACAGATGTCCAATCCATCCCCGCCGACACCCTCATCACTGTTCCCATCAACTGTTCCTGCTCCGGTCTCTACTATCAGCACAACGCCTCTTACAACATCAAAATACAGGGCGAAACTTACTTCTCCATCGCCAACAACACATACCAGTCCCTCACCACGTGTCAGGCTCTCATGGCCCAAAACACCTACGGCGAACGTGACCTCGTTGCGGGTCTCGACCTCCACGTGCCTCTAAGGTGCGCCTGCCCCACCCAGAAACAGAGCGAAGCAGGATTCAAGTACTTACTCACTTACTTGGTTTCTCAAGGAGAAACGGTTTCTTCCATCGCTGAAATCTTTGGTATTGACCAACAGAGCATCCTCGATGCAAACGAGCTTTCTGATACCTCCTTTATTTTCTACTTCACGCCGATTTCAGTTCCTTTAAAAACAGAGCCGCCAACGAATTTACTGAGAGCAGCGGCTCCCCCCAACGACTCCCCGTCAACGCCGCCTCCGGCGGCGGAGGATGACTCGGACTCGTCCAAGAAATGGGTCATTATCGGAATCGTGGTTGGGGTTGTTGTGCTGCTTCTTGTCTGCGCTGCtctatttttcttctgtttctaTAGGCAGCGACGGGTAAAACAGCCATCGCCGACTCCGGCAGCGAAGGCTTTCTCAGGCTCCACCCACAAACAGAGCGAAGAAATGACTCTTCCCACGTCGCAGTCGTGGTCTCTTTCTTCGGAAGGGATTCGTTACGCGATCGAGTCGTTGAGCGTGTACAAGTTTGTGGAGTTGCAGACGGCGACAGGGTTCTTcagtgaagagaacaaaatCAAGGGTTCTGTTTATAGGGCTTCTTTCAAGGGTGATTATGCTGCGGTTAAGATTCTCAAAGGGGATGTGTCGGGTGAGATCAACATTCTCAAGAGGATTAACCACTTCAATGTTATAAGATTGTCGGGTTTTTGTGTTCACAAAGGTGACACCTATCTGGTGTACGAGTTTGCCGAGAATGATTCTCTCGAAAATTGGCTGCATAGTGGTAATAAAAAGTACGAGAATTCGGTGTCTCTGAGTTGGGTGCAGAGGGTTCATATTGCTCATGATGTTGCTGACGCGCTTAATTACCTTCATAACTATACCAGTCCTCCTCATGTGCATAAGAATTTGAAGAGTGGGAACGTGCTTTTAGATGGGAATTTCAGGGCAAAGGTTTCGAATTTTGGGTTGGCGAGAACGGTGGAGGGTGAAGGGGATGACGGGGGATTTCAATTGACAAGGCATGTGGTGGGAACTCAAGGGTACATGTCACCTGAGTACATTGAGAATGGTTTGATTACTCCAAAGATGGATGTTTTTTCGTTTGGAGTTGTGCTTTTGGAGCTTCTTTCGGGGAGAGAGGCTGTTGGTGGGGTTAAGAATGGATCTGAGGAGCAGATGCTGTCGGTGACTGTGAATCAGGTGCTTGAAGGAGAGAACGTTAGAGAGAAACTTAGAGGTTTCATGGATCCAAATCTGAGAGATGAATATCCTTTGGAACTGGCTTATTCCATGGCTGAACTTGCCAAACGCTGTGTTGCTCGTGACCTCAATGCAAGACCACAGATTTCTGAGGTTTTCATGACTTTGTCCAAGATTCAATCCTCTACGATGGATTGGGATCCCTCTGATGAGCTTGAACGGTCTAGATCCGTCAGCCAAATTTCTGATAGCAGATAG